The segment CATGTCTTCGATCTTCGCGGGGTCGCCGGAGAGGAGGGCCTCCACGCTGCCGTCGCGGCGGTTGCGGACCCAGCCGGCGAGGCCGAGCGACTCGGCCGTGGAGGCCGTCCAGTCGCGGAACCCCACCCCCGTGACGCGCCCCTTCACCACCACGCGGACCCCCTTCCGTGCGGGCTCCGGCTGCGGCGCCGATGGCGGCGTGGAGGAGGCGTCCGGATCGGCGGAGGAGGCCATggccgcggtggtggtggtacACGGTGGTGGAAGCAGCGGGGCGTGGAGACTGGAGACGGCCGAAGCAACGAACTGCTGGAACTGGAAGATTCTGGAAAGCCGGCCTGCCCTAGTAGGGCAACCCAAGCCCGGCCCAATAAATTTCTGAAACCCTGCTCGGCTGGGTCAAGCTCGCAGCCCGTGGCAGAGGGTGTGATGGGCTACGGTTGTGGGCTAGGCCCGTTCGGTTACAATAGAAACAGCCCAGGAATTAATCCAGCTTATAATGTTTATATAATTTTGACTAGCATTTCTGCCAGAAATTTTTCCTCCATTTACATGTACTTCCTCGGTCCCACAAATAAATGCATTTCTTTGACTGCCATGATTTATGTTTGGCCATtcgtcttatttatttatttttacaaataataaaataaataaatcattataaaaatatatctaacaataaaataagtcataaaaaataaataatatttattaaaactttttgaataagatgaatAGTCAAATATGAATTATGAAAGTCAAGAAATATGTTTATTTGTGGGGCGGAAGGTGTACATCTTCAAAGCATCAGTGCACACACCATAATCATGCATATCCTCAATCTTGTCCAAAAAAAAGGTGAGGAAACAGTACCAAAATGTTGTTGTGACTCTTGGCCCAAAAAATTCATCCTTACTAGAGATACACATATTTATATATGCAGTATCTGTATTGCTTTGTACCTATAAACATCACCTCTTCATTATTACTCAGCTAATGGCTTTCTTGTTCCAATTGTTTTTGCggctgatttgttgtaagagaaaaaatATATACCGTGGCTGAAAAGTCATAGTTGgaaatactgttcgctgatttattatgagagaaaaacactattggctggcagaaaaaaataagacaagcgaacaagCTAGTGCGTAAGAAGTACGGCTTGTAGTTTATACAAGTTACAAATTTTACAGTAGCGTGATAGTTTCCTATGTGTAGGATTTCAGACAAGTGTTCAGAAAAAAAACACTGCAAGTAGTATACACACAGAATGTATACCAAGTAGTGTTAGGAAGAGATTGAAGATTAGTTACAGACACAATGTACACTAAATAGTGTTAAGAAGACACTGGTGATTACTTGAGTGAGATATTGCTTCTCCTGTTGTAGCTATTAGCTTAGATCTCTCAAGTGCTAAGCTACGCAAATCAAGTACTTCAACTTTCAAAATGAATACGGAAACATGAGCTAGTGACAAGAGAGAAAATTCTATGAGAAAAAATAGACAAAGATTGATCATTGCATTATAGGTTTCACTAAAATTGAATCTAATTTGCCAAACATTTTGCCAAGTATTTAACGACTCAATTTCTACATGAGTTTTAGAAATAAGCTAAACACAATAACTCATGACATTTAGGAAAAATCTCGTAAGTGCCTAGTTTAATCAATGTACTCATAGAAAAAGTATGTAAAAAGGTTTCTAAGTTGGAGTCAAATTCATTTGTTGCATCACCAACAAGAGATACAACAAATGACTAGCACGCCGGGCACATCGATGATCCTCTCAAATCT is part of the Sorghum bicolor cultivar BTx623 chromosome 10, Sorghum_bicolor_NCBIv3, whole genome shotgun sequence genome and harbors:
- the LOC8061533 gene encoding uncharacterized protein LOC8061533, with product MASSADPDASSTPPSAPQPEPARKGVRVVVKGRVTGVGFRDWTASTAESLGLAGWVRNRRDGSVEALLSGDPAKIEDMITRRLPVGPPAATVTAVVPSPAEPVDPSAGFEIKFTV